In the Pseudoliparis swirei isolate HS2019 ecotype Mariana Trench chromosome 21, NWPU_hadal_v1, whole genome shotgun sequence genome, one interval contains:
- the LOC130211891 gene encoding zona pellucida sperm-binding protein 2-like codes for NGTMTATAVKVASVTNMIPSRLTLKDQSCNLAFSGDRFAYFSFNVASCGTTRTFFDHYMLYENEIALPYNKGASPVGPQYRQTISCYYVVNETQTVGFSSKPRLYEPTAEIGSGQLMVQMRLAQDSSYTLFYQAEDYPVVKYLRQPLYFEVELVEATDPNLELILENCWATLDEDRTSLPSWDIIVDSCENPDDSYVTIFHPVVRDARVLVPSHIKRFSMKMFTFTKDEEVLKNEIFVHCNAEICDSHSQADGSCRGQCVQPAHQKNYRRERKRVQRGTDSINQRQISSGPIVLTSAQTPE; via the exons aatgGAACGATGACGGCTACGGCTGTGAAGGTGGCTTCTGTGACCAATATGATCCCAAGTAGGCTAACCCTAAAGGACCAGTCTTGCAACCTGGCATTCAGTGGTGATCGCTTTGCATATTTCTCTTTCAATGTTGCGTCCTGTGGAACCACAAGAACA TTCTTTGaccactacatgctgtatgaaAATGAGATTGCCTTGCCTTACAACAAAGGAGCATCACCAGTTGGTCCTCAGTACAG ACAAACTATTTCCTGCTACTATGTGGTCAACGAGACTCAGACTGTTGGCTTCAGCTCAAAACCAAGACTCTATGAACCCACCGCAGAGATCGGCTCAGGACAGCTGATGGTTCAAATGAGGCTAGCCCAGG attCATCGTACACACTCTTCTACCAAGCAGAAGATTATCCAGTTGTAAAATATCTGAGGCAGCCTCTGTATTTTGAGGTAGAGCTGGTTGAGGCTACTGACCCAAATTTGGAGCTCATCTTGGAGAACTGTTGGGCTACACTTGATGAAGACCGGACATCTCTGCCTAGCTGGGATATCATTGTAGACAG TTGTGAGAATCCTGATGACAGCTATGTGACAATCTTCCATCCTGTTGTGAGAGATGCCAGGGTTTTAGTCCCATCCCACATCAAACGCTTCTCTATGAAGATGTTCACCTTCACTAAAGATGAGGAGGTTCTGAAGAACGAG ATCTTTGTCCACTGCAATGCAGAGATTTGTGACTCGCACAGCCAAGCAGATGGTTCATGCAGAGGCCAGTGTGTTCAACCTGCACACCAGAAGAACTACAGACGAGAGAGAAAACGGG tACAAAGAGGAACGGACTCCATCAACCAAAGGCAAATCTCCTCTGGGCCTATTGTGTTAACCTCTGCTCAAACTCCTGAATAA